In Girardinichthys multiradiatus isolate DD_20200921_A chromosome 18, DD_fGirMul_XY1, whole genome shotgun sequence, a single window of DNA contains:
- the rab30 gene encoding ras-related protein Rab-30: protein MSMEDYDYLFKIVLIGNAGVGKTCLVRRFTQGLFPPGQGATIGVDFMIKTVEINGEKVKLQIWDTAGQERFRSITQSYYRSANALILTYDITCEDSFRCLPEWLKEIEQYANNQVVTILVGNKIDLADKREVLRQRAEDFAQAQSMLYLETSAKESDNVEKLFLDLACELIREAKQNKLDNNDTAPMPGEGKTISYLNCCSLN from the exons ATGAGCATGGAAGATTATGACTACCTGTTCAAGATAGTTCTCATAGGAAATGCTGGAGTTGGAAAGACATGTCTCGTCCGGCGCTTTACTCAG GGGCTTTTCCCACCTGGACAAGGGGCTACTATTGGAGTGGATTTTATGATTAAAACAGTGGAAATCAATGGGGAGAAGGTCAAG TTGCAGATATGGGATACAGCTGGACAGGAGAGATTTCGCTCCATTACTCAGAGTTACTACCGTAGTGCCAATGCCCTCATTCTTACATATGACATTACCTGTGAGGACTCCTTTAGGTGCCTTCCAGAGTGGCTGAAGGAGATTGAGCAGTATGCCAACAACCAAGTGGTGACTATATTAGTCG GTAATAAAATAGATCTGGCAGACAAGAGAGAGGTTCTCAGGCAGAGGGCTGAAGACTTCGCTCAGGCTCAGAGCATGCTGTATCTGGAGACGTCGGCCAAAGAGTCCGACAACGTCGAGAAACTCTTCCTCGACCTGGCGTGTGAACTCATCCGAGAAGCCAAGCAGAACAAGCTCGACAATAATGACACTGCCCCAATGCCCGGCGAGGGTAAAACCATCAGTTATTTGAACTGCTGCAGCCTCAATTAA